The following are encoded in a window of Salmo trutta chromosome 9, fSalTru1.1, whole genome shotgun sequence genomic DNA:
- the cenpe gene encoding centromere-associated protein E isoform X3 yields the protein MLEESAVKVCVRVRPLIEREETAAESAEPVKLYWKTDKKTIHQVDDGNLTKNFSFDRVFRAEETTLQLYQELAKPLVVSTVEGYNGTIFAYGQTSSGKTFTMMGSSLTPGVIPLAMEDVFHTIKTCPKKEFLLRVSYLEIYNETVTDLLCDSWKRKPLEIREGNNKNVYVADLTEELVTSPEQALAWIRKGEKNRHYGKTKMNQRSSRSHTIFRMILENRDRGDSASGENPDSAIIVSHLNLVDLAGAERASQTGAEGTRFKEGCNINRSLFTLGQVIKKLSDETQKGFTNYRDSKLTRILQNSLGGNAKTVIICTITPVTLEETLSTLQFASAAKNMKNDPHVTEVSDDGALLRRYRNEIVDLKRRLHEVSSVTQTTATEKETLSQILQEKDQLQREQEDRIKNLTKLLVTSSNFVTIKKMPKRRVTWGGKLPSPAFHHAGESDLSFAEPFFKKRKADMSVLTEQNEDGDEFDSTFDMEMNQSNLTVRGFAESEFLSPNQLNKLSEKVSCLELQLENETQQKQEAMEEVETFQRRVAELEKQLEGKSLMPADAQLEKETQQNQEDMEEVETFEMKVAELEKQLEKSQMPADAQEQMKKGFEETIQLCETLVSEKEMVATERDYLKQELNILMEQTENLKKEKAALLQEMEEKKEMDEFNSLEEESKREYEKELLNDISSLKKAMEVSGRKSQELEANLVAMSEELKKKGDWAEELQRSSDVDLVQQVKQLRRSLDDAEGLSRDTKKEWAHLRSENISLKERAVTLTAGYERMEAQVNGLRHQLETEKLSFKKMQVDLQRELQGAFEENTKLTTLLDGKVPKNLIDSIELEKTVAVLKKELDKSHEDERTLQAKIEDLSALQDLPDKVNSLMKQVCDLTEELCAVQKERDMLVSAKACSEEEAHQFRELAQSSQEQLVKLQDDLSKAELRENDLTQQCTDITEQLETLRKDLARSSVENSQLLTTVEESSLRLKENEQHRASIEDQLCGMQQVMKELEEKLAESESSKEKYDNLSQEHQDQIRQLSEEVIQVQAELKRQQHLNSEQQSCAQQDDQHQLQIQELRAALEAMTEERSQLNSDLQQNMEMAAETQGLLHSIQEELRQQRQVNSDLESQSLQKESLLEQQMRQLSDALESGEAERERLLFEKTDSPQNHAELEKLLSAVTSLTGERDQLQEILEGIREERNQLKRDLEDNVEMMIENQEELRVALEKIHHQEENMKPMETANLEELQSQLKEELESVRAERERLLSEKTDSSQNHAEELEKLLSTVTSLTEERNQLQEILKGVREERNQLKRNLEDKVEMQHLNSAHQPHREHQESDLRLQIQLEAVKELEERLEAVKEERSQLKTDLQDNVEMMIENQEELREAQEKIKSLQGKIQQLQTQNADVETRLNNINAPENTSCLGELQNQIRQLNEELKSVRDERERLLSEKTDSSLNHAEELEKLLSTVTSLTEERNQLQEILEGVREERNQLKRDLEDKVEMLQQLGEELETMTQERCQLKGDLQENLEMAAETQGLLHSIQEELRQQRQVNSDLESQSLQKESLLEQQAKQLNEELESVRERLLSEKTDSSQNHAEELEKLLSTVTSLTGERDQLQEILKGIREERNQLKRDLEDNVEMMIENQEELRVALEKIHHQEENMKPMETANLEELQSQLKEELESVRAERERLLSEKTDSSQNHAELEKLLSTVTSLTGERDQLQEILEGIREERNQLKRDLEDNVEMLQQLGEELETMTQERCQLKGDLQENLEMAAETQGLLHSIQEELRQQRQVNSDLESQSLQKESLLEQQAKQLNEELESVRERFLSEKTDSSQNHAEELEKLLSTVTSLTGERDQLQEILEGIREERNQLKRDLEDKVEMMQQLEEEGIHMRDERAQIQRDLQENMEMMKQLEEECKGFKEGQFHFKVEADTSHKMLSDANATISILTEQIYNLEQSTSCCSTRAGEGLRSRLEASMQKLQVSLVRLQLVIDGASKPGHGPLVGVTQVEEVMIQKLLPLLPKPTKKIYSNINRSTVQITNGVWDTKVLLKLCAKDYKTHVEALVQNDLAVFEERRMQDLLLCRAQAPSHSVKVVENDLLGVWDERLSELLDRREDYLQKMNSVLKKLEESLATHPAAVSEELRVRERSNEALNALCMVHSPDSAAVENFLERELARRSALAQANTLALQGLRDERCGLLKELGVVRAQADSQLKEERSKTSTLLQILERAPVKTEADLLRDNQQLALQRQQLDGEIKEMQMRVEQLEEDQIKAADNVSNNKQATQLLQTELQDACAQVKDREGSIQILKEKLRETEVLAKRRASPSALELEELKAKLLKMELEMTASSSKHQEELLRMTTVLNHKEDALRTLKETLRRSQQEGEQSFNEGQDLHARLITARGRMVQSNILLEKNKLEEELKRLQSKISELESLVSTQQGEITKWKARAIKLKENKRDVVDKPLSPCTPTKHRLPMNSEQFLNSPKRFLNSPKRLIDSPKKFLDSPKSKFFDVRPGSESMSINCPKQFFDNSNLGTIQDASASVDKKDEWWPLSPKQSDVCKQQ from the exons AAAAATGTCTATGTAGCTGACCTAACTGAGGAACTGGTGACATCTCCTGAGCAAGCCCTTGCGTGGATTAGAAAAGGAGAAA AGAATCGCCATTATGGAAAGACAAAAATGAACCAGCGAAGCAGTCGTTCGCACACAATTTTCCGCATG ATCTTGGAGAATCGTGACAGGGGTGACTCTGCATCTGGTGAAAATCCAGACAGCGCCATTATTGTGTCCCATTTG AATTTGGTTGACCTGGCTGGGGCTGAGAGAGCAAGTCAAACAGGTGCTGAAG GTACACGTTTCAAAGAAGGATGTAATATAAATCGCAGCCTGTTCACCCTCGGTCAAGTGATCAAGAAACTGTCTGATGAAACCCAGAA GGGTTTCACTAACTACCGGGACAGTAAACTCACCCGCATTCTCCAAAATTCCCTGGGTGGAAATGCAAAAACTGTCATCATCTGCACCATCACCCCAGTTACTCTGGAAGAAACACTTAGCACTCTTCAA TTTGCTAGTGCAGCAAAGAACATGAAGAATGATCCACATGTCACAGAGGTTTCTGATGACGGAGCCCTTCTGAGAAGATACAGAAATGAAATTGTGGACCTCAAGCGCAGACTTCATGAG GTCTCATCAGTCACTCAAACAACCGCGACAGAGAAGGAGACTCTGTCCCAGATTTTGCAAGAGAAGGATCAGCTCCAAAGAGAACAAGAGGACAGGATTAAGAATTTAACCAAACTTCTAGTCACTTCGTCAAACTTCGTTACCATCAAAAAG ATGCCGAAACGTAGGGTTACGTGGGGTGGAAAACTGCCATCACCTGCCTTCCACCATGCTGGAGAATCTGACCTAAGCTTTGCTGAGCCTTTTTTCAAAAAAAGAAAGGCTGATATGTCTGTCTTGACAGAGCAGAATGAAG ATGGCGATGAGTTTGATTCTACCTTTGACATGGAGATGAACCAGAGCAATCTGACTGTGCGTGGTTTTGCAGAAAG TGAATTTTTATCTCCAAACCAACTGAACAAATTGTCTGAGAAGGTGTCCTGCCTGGAGCTCCAGCTGGAAAATGAGACTCAGCAGAAGCAGGAGGCCATGGAGGAAGTGGAGACTTTTCAGAGGAGGGTTGCAGAACTGGAGAAGCAGCTAGAAGGAAAGTCACTAATGCCTGCTGATGCACAGCTGGAAAAGGAGACTCAGCAGAACCAGGAAGACATGGAGGAAGTGGAGACTTTTGAGATGAAGGTTGCTGAACTGGAGAAGCAGTTAGAAAAGTCTCAAATGCCTGCTGATGCACAGGAGCAG ATGAAAAAGGGATTTGAAGAGACCATTCAACTCTGTGAGACGTTGGTGTCTGAGAAG GAAATGGTTGCTACTGAGCGTGATTATCTCAAGCAGGAGCTCAACATCCTAATGGAACAGACTGAAAACTTGAAAAAAGAAAAGGCTGCACTTCttcaggagatggaggagaagaaagagatggATGAGTTCAATTCTTTGGAAGAGGAGAGCAAAAGAGAATATGAG AAAGAACTACTGAATGACATTTCCTCCTTAAAGAAGGCCATGGAGGTCTCGGGACGCAAATCTCAAGAGCTTGAG GCTAATCTGGTGGCAATGTCCGAGGAGCTGAAAAAGAAAGGCGACTGGGCAGAGGAACTACAAAGATCG AGTGACGTTGACTTGGTCCAACAAGTGAAGCAGCTGCGACGCTCTCTGGACGATGCTGAGGGGTTGAGCCGTGACACTAAGAAGGAGTGGGCCCACCTGCGCAGTGAAAATATCTCACTCAAAGAGAGGGCT GTGACACTAACTGCTGGCTATGAGAGGATGGAAGCTCAGGTGAATGGGCTTCGCCATCAGTTGGAGACAGAAAAATTGAGCTTCAAAAAGATGCAGGTTGACCTTCAGAGGGAGTTACAGGGAGCCTTTGAGGAGAACACCAAGCTTACTACTCTTCTGGATGGAAAAGTTCCCAAAA ATCTCATAGACAGCATTGAACTTGAGAAAACAGTTGCTGTCCTGAAGAAAGAGCTGGACAAGTCTCATGAAGATGAGAGAACCCTACAAGCTAAGATCGAGGATTTGAGTGCACTGCAGGATCTTCCAGATAAAGTGAACAGTTTGATGAAGCAG GTATGTGATCTCACGGAGGAGCTCTGTGCCGTCCAAAAAGAGAGAGACATGCTGGTGTCTGCTAAGGCCTGCAGTGAGGAGGAAGCTCATCAATTCAGAGAACTTGCCCAGAGCTCCCAGGAGCAGCTAGTCAAACTTCAAGATGACCTGAGCAAAGCAGAGTTGAGGGAAAACGACCTAACCCAGCAGTGCACCGACATCACTGAGCAACTGGAGACTCTCCGTAAGGACTTGGCGCGCTCCTCTGTGGAGAACAGTCAGCTTCTGACTACTGTGGAAGAGTCCAGCCTGAGA ctGAAGGAGAATGAACAGCATCGCGCATCAATTGAAGACCAATTGTGTGGAATGCAACAAGTCATGAAAGAGTTGGAGGAGAAGCTTGCTGAGAGTGAATCATCCAAGGAAAAATATGACAATTTATCCCAGGAACACCAAGATCAG ATAAGGCAGCTGAGTGAGGAGGTGATACAAGTCCAGGCAGAACTAAAACGGCAACAGCATCTGAACTCAGAACAGCAGTCATGTGCCCAACAAGATGATCAACATCAGCTACAA ATACAGGAACTACGAGCTGCATTGGAGGCCATGACAGAGGAAAGGAGCCAGTTGAACAGTGACTTGCAGCAAAATATGGAAATG GCTGCAGAGACTCAGGGACTTCTCCATTCCATCCAAGAGGAGCTCAGACAACAGAGACAAGTGAACTCTGACCTTGAGAGCCAAAGTTTACAGAAGGAGTCTCTTCTAGAACAGCAG ATGAGGCAGCTGAGTGATGCACTTGAGTCTGGGGAAGCTGAGAGAGAACGTCTCCTGTTTGAGAAGACGGACAGCCCTCAGAATCATGCAGAGTTGgagaagctgctctctgctgtgaCCTcactgactggagagagagaccagctccaGGAGATACTGGAGGGGATCCgagaggagaggaaccagctCAAGAGAGACCTGGAGGACAATGTGGAGATG ATGATTGAAAATCAGGAGGAGCTACGGGTGGCACTTGAAAAGATACACCATCAAGAGGAAAATATGAAACCTATGGAGACTGCAAATCTAGAGGAGCTGCAAAGTCAG CTGAAGGAGGAGCTTGAGTCTGTGCGAGCTGAGCGAGAGCGTCTCCTGTCTGAGAAGACAGACAGCTCTCAGAATCATGCAGAGGAGTTGGAGAAGCTGCTTTCTACTGTGACCTCACTGACTGAAGAGCGAAACCAGCTCCAGGAGATACTGAAGGGAGTCCgagaggagaggaaccagctCAAGAGAAACCTGGAGGACAAAGTGGAGATG CAACATCTGAACTCGGCACACCAGCCCCATAGAGAACATCAGGAGAGTGACCTACGTTTGCAG ATTCAACTAGAGGCAGTGAAGGAGTTAGAGGAGCGGCTGGAAGCTGTTAAAGAGGAGCGGAGCCAGCTGAAGACTGACCTTCAGGACAATGTAGAGATG ATGATTGAGAATCAAGAGGAACTAAGGGAGGCTCAAGAGAAGATCAAATCGCTACAGGGGAAAATCCAACAACTTCAGactcaaaatgcagatgttgagaCAAGATTGAACAACATAAATGCTCCAGAGAATACATCCTGTCTAGGAGAGCTGCAAAACCAG ATAAGGCAGCTGAATGAGGAGCTGAAGTCTGTGCGAGATGAGAGAGAGCGTCTCCTGTCTGAGAAGACAGACAGCTCTCTGAATCATGCAGAGGAGTTGGAGAAGCTGCTTTCTACTGTGACCTCACTGACTGAAGAGCGAAACCAGCTCCAGGAGATACTGGAGGGAGTCCgagaggagaggaaccagctCAAGAGAGACCTGGAGGACAAAGTGGAGATG CTACAGCAGCTAGGAGAGGAACTGGAAACCATGACACAGGAGCGGTGTCAGTTGAAGGGTGACCTGCAAGAAAATCTGGAGATG GCTGCAGAGACTCAGGGACTTCTCCATTCCATCCAAGAGGAGCTCAGACAACAGAGACAAGTGAACTCTGACCTTGAGAGCCAAAGTTTACAGAAGGAGTCTCTTCTAGAACAGCAG GCTAAGCAGCTGAATGAGGAGCTTGAGTCTGTGCGAGAGCGTCTCCTGTCTGAGAAGACAGACAGCTCTCAGAATCATGCAGAGGAGTTGGAGAAGCTGCTTTCTACTGTGACCTcactgactggagagagagaccagctccaGGAGATACTGAAGGGAATCCgagaggagaggaaccagctCAAGAGAGACCTGGAGGACAATGTGGAGATG ATGATTGAAAATCAGGAGGAGCTACGGGTGGCACTTGAAAAGATACACCATCAAGAGGAAAATATGAAACCTATGGAGACTGCAAATCTAGAGGAGCTGCAAAGTCAG CTGAAGGAGGAGCTTGAGTCTGTGCGAGCTGAGCGAGAGCGTCTCCTGTCTGAGAAGACAGACAGCTCTCAGAATCATGCAGAGTTGGAGAAGCTGCTCTCTACTGTGACCTcactgactggagagagagaccagctccaGGAGATACTGGAGGGAATCCgagaggagaggaaccagctCAAGAGAGACCTGGAGGACAATGTGGAGATG CTACAGCAGCTAGGAGAGGAACTGGAAACCATGACACAGGAGCGGTGTCAGTTGAAGGGTGACCTGCAAGAAAATCTGGAGATG GCTGCAGAGACTCAGGGACTTCTCCATTCCATCCAAGAGGAGCTCAGACAACAGAGACAAGTGAACTCTGACCTTGAGAGCCAAAGTTTACAGAAGGAGTCTCTTCTAGAACAGCAG GCTAAGCAGCTGAATGAGGAGCTTGAGTCTGTGCGAGAGCGTTTCCTGTCTGAGAAGACAGACAGCTCTCAGAATCATGCAGAGGAGTTGGAGAAGCTGCTCTCTACTGTGACCTcactgactggagagagagaccagctccaGGAGATACTGGAGGGAATCCgagaggagaggaaccagctCAAGAGAGACCTGGAGGACAAAGTGGAGATG ATGCAGCAGCTAGAGGAAGAAGGCATACACATGAGAGATGAGAGGGCCCAGATTCAGCGAGACCTGCAGGAAAATATGGAGATG ATGAAGCAGCTGGAGGAGGAATGTAAAGGTTTCAAAGAAGGACAGTTTCACTTCAAAGTCGAAGCAGACACCTCACACAAG ATGCTTAGTGATGCGAACGCAACCATCTCCATATTGACAGAGCAGATCTATAACCTGGAGCAGAGCACCAGCTGTTGTAGCACCAGGGCAGGAGAGGGACTGCGCtccagactggaagcttcaatgCAGAAGCTCCAG GTGTCCCTCGTGAGGCTCCAGCTTGTAATCGATGGTGCTTCTAAGCCTGGACATGGGCCCCTGGTTGGTGTCACACAAGTTGAAGAAGTCATGATACAGAAACTGTTGCCCCTTCTTCCAAAGCCCACAAAAAAGATCTATAGCAATATCAATAGATCTACAGTCCAGATCACTAACGGGGTGTGGGATACAAAG GTGCTGCTGAAGCTGTGTGCCAAGGATTACAAAACCCATGTTGAAGCCCTGGTTCAGAATGACTTGGCTGTatttgaggagaggagaatgCAGGACCTGCTCCTCTGTAGAGCCCAGGCACCCAGTCACTCAGTCAAGGTGGTTGAGAATGACCTCCTTGGAGTCTGGGACGAGAGACTGTCAGAGCTGTTGGACAGGAGAGAAGATTACCTCCAG AAAATGAACAGTGTTTTGAAGAAGCTTGAGGAGAGCCTGGCCACTCACCCAGCAGCAGTGTCAGAGGAGCTGAGGGTGCGAGAGAGGAGCAACGAGGCGCTGAATGCTCTATGCATGGTCCACTCACCGGACTCAGCAGCAGTGGAGAACTTCCTGGAGCGAGAGCTGGCCCGGCGCTCTGCTTTGGCACAGGCCAACACACTGGCTCTCCAG GGATTGCGAGATGAGCGCTGTGGTCTGCTCAAAGAGCTAGGCGTGGTTCGAGCACAGGCTGACAGTCAGCTGAAAGAAGAGAGGAGTAAGACCTCTACTCTACTGCAGATACTGGAGCGTGCCCCCGTCAAGACTGAAGCTGACCTGCTGAGGGACAACCAGCAACTTGCCCTGCAACGTCAGCAGTTGGATGGGGAAATCAAG gaaatgcagatgagagTTGAGCAGCTGGAAGAAGACCAGATCAAAGCTGCTGATAACGTCTCAAACAACAAACAAGCCACCCAGCTACTACAAACTGAGCTTCAGGATGCTTGTGCACAAGTCAAGGACAGGGAGGGCTCCATTCAAATCCTAAAAGAGAAACTCAGAGAGACGGAA GTTCTGGCTAAGAGAAGAGCATCACCTAGTGCTCTTGAGCTTGAAGAGCTGAAGGCTAAACTTTTGAAAATGGAGTTGGAGATGACTGCATCATCCTctaaacaccaggaaga GTTACTGAGGATGACGACAGTCCTGAACCACAAGGAGGACGCTCTGAGGACGCTGAAGGAGACTCTGAGAAGATCACAACAGGAGGGAGAACAGTCAT TCAATGAGGGACAGGATCTGCATGCCAGACTGATAACCGCCAGAGGACGCATGGTCCAAAGCAACATTCTCCTTGAAAAGAACAAACTTGAGGAGGAACTGAAAAGGCTACAGAGCAAAATTTCTGAATTGGAGAG CCTTGTGTCCACTCAGCAAGGAGAGATCACAAAGTGGAAGGCTAGAGCAATTAAGCTGAAGGAGAATAAGAGGGACGTGGTAGACAAGCCTCTGTCTCCATGTACTCCTACAAAACACCGCCTTCCCATGAATTCTGAGCAGTTCCTCAACTCTCCCAAGAGGTTCCTCAACTCTCCCAAGAGGTTAATTGACTCTCCCAAGAAGTTCCTCGACTCTCCCAAGAGCAAGTTCTTCGATGTCCGTCCAGGCTCTGAATCCATGTCGATCAACTGTCCCAAGCAGTTTTTTGATAACTCCAACCTTGGAACCATTCAAG ATGCAAGCGCAAGTGTGGATAAGAAGGACGAATGGTGGCCTCTGTCACCAAAGCAATCTGATGTATGCAAACAACAGTAA